The genomic segment tagtccatggggactcctgtctgatctcatctgtcaacctgtccatcaccactgcaaacaagaaaggactcagagctgatccttggtgtaatcccacctccaccttgaatgagtctgtcattccgactgcgcatctcaccgctgtcacactattcttgtacgtgtcctgcactaccctaacatacttctctgccactccagacttcctcaaagtccacaaacacacaatgtaactctttctgtccttctctgtacttttccaacagtattctcagagcaaacattgcatctgtagtgctctttctcggcatgaagccatattgctgctcacaggtcttcacctgttttctaagcctagcttctactactctttcccataacttcatgctgtggctgatcagctttatgcctctgtagttactgcagctctgcacatcacccttgttcttgaaaataggaaccagcacacttcgtctccactcctcaggcatcctctcactttccaagattttattaaacaatctggttagaaactctactgccatctctcctagacatttccatgcctccattggaatgtcatctggaccaactgcctttccactcttcatcctcttcatagcagccctcacttcttccttgctaatctcttttacttcctgatttactctcaccacatcatccagccttttctctcgctcattttctttattcaactcttcaaaatattccctccaccttctcagcacacactcctcacttgtcagcacattaccatgtgcattttttaccaccctaacctgctgcacatcctttccagctctgtccctttgtctggccaatcggtacaagtccttttctccttccttactattcaacttcttgtacagctcgcaatatgccttttcctttgcttttgccacttctcttctcgccttacgccgcatctccttgtactcctgtctactttcttcatctctccgactatcccaaaactttttcgccaacctctctccttatgctttcctggacctcttcattccaccaccaagtctccttgtcttccttccactgtccagatgtcatacccagtactgccctagctgtctccctcaccacatctgcagtacttttccagttgtctaaaattacttcccctccaactagtgcttctctcacctgctcgctaaatttcacacaacattcttcctccttcagcttccaccatctgatcctttgttgagctctcactctcttcttcttctttacctctaaagtcatcctacaaacaaccatcctatgctgtctagtgacactctctcctgctaccaccttacagtctgtgatttcttttagcttgcatctcctataaagaatgtagtccacctgtgtgcaccttcctccactcttatatgttaccctgtgctcctcccttttcttaaagtaggtattcaccacagccatttccatcctttttgcaaaatcaactaccatctgtccttccccattcctatccttgataccatatctacccattacttcctcatcacctctgttcccttcaccaacatgcccattgaagtctgctcctatcaccagtctttcatgcttgggcacactctccaccacctcatctaacacactccaggaatcttctttctccttcatctcacaacctacctgtggggcatatgcactgatgatattcatcatcaccccttcaatttccaacttcacactcatcaccctgtcagacactcgcttaacctccaacacacttttaacatactcttcctttaaaatgaccccaacaccatttctcttcctgtcctcaccatggtacaacttgtacccaccgccgatgatcctgctcttgcttcccttccacttggtctcttgcacacacaatatgtctacctttctcctctccatcatatcagccagctctctccctttaccagtcatactaccaacattcaaagtccccactctcatttccacccttctagttttcttcttctcccgctgttcgtggcaacgttttcctcctcttctttgtcgtcttcgcccagcagtagcccaatttccaccggcaccctgttgggcaatagcaccggtggcggacgttgttaacccgggccgcgactgatccggtatgggaattcgattctgagtctgcatagttgggttggcttgttttacgccggatgcccttcctgacgcaaccctcctcatttatctgggcttgggaccggcactcagaatgtactggctgcacaccccatatgGCTGAGTTTGGTCACCAGTCTGTATATGTTAATATTTCTGGCAGCCTGTCCACGGTGTGGCCTCTTACCCTGTTTGCCCCACCATCATATCAAAATCAGTAGGGGCCATTCCAGGCCAAATCAGTCAGAGACTCCCAGGTTGCGACTTTGAATTTGAAGAAAACTTAGCAGCGCCTTAAGGGATATCGAGATTTCAAAGTCATAACTCTATTAATTTGAGGAGCCATACTCCTTTTACATGGTTGCAAAGTTTGTTTGGTTCTGTGAAAGGTCAAAGCCTAATTTCTGAATGAGAATGCTGAAAATCGCTATTGAGGTCAATTGTTACCTGGAACTGAGTTCTGATGAAGCATTAAAAAGTTATAAGCATCTCAACATCACATTTTTATTTGGCAGAAAACTTGTCCTGACCTTTTGCTGTGATTTTCTGATCAACCCAAATGTGATATTGAGATTCTTGTAAATACTGAATGGTTGACCACAGCCTGGTTAATATGAGTACAAATTAGCCAGCATAGCAATTTTCAGGTTTCTATTTAATTTGTAAATTATGATCTTTCAGAATTTCTCAAACTGTTTCAGCAATTAGTGTGGAAAAGGGGTGTGACACCCAAAATTAAATTGGGTGTAATGCGAACCTCTTGGATTTTTCAGATTTTCCTTatgcccgtgtgtgtgtgtgtgtgtgtgtgtgtgtgtgtgtgtgtgtgtgtgtgtatatatatatatatatatatatatatatatatacacacacacacacacacagtggtccctcatttatcgtgggagttacgttcttaaaaataacccgcgataagcaaaatccgcgaagtagtcagcgctattttttgcaattattatagacgttttaaggctgtaaaatccctcactacacactttatacacttttctcaaacaggcattaacattttctcacttttctctcctgtgtaaacactctcttttttcttctgggtgagaagattataaacagacacacgcataaCACAATgtgtgtgctctcccttcgcttactgcctccggaggtacggatgcaggacctgcaaagaatccaagtcctctctcggtggccacggagctctgaggctgcagtcaacatccgcatcaaaacagcgagcgtagtctctggacctgttgccagatttggcgcagctccgcacagcagacaggagggcggtgtgagtggcccacttctgcgtttaccgagcccacatactccgtaagcgcatcggaggcagtgagagcaatcgcggtgatgccgaccggtgccgcgaccagcccacctgataaggacgcagaacacaatgcgctgtttaaaaaaaaaaaaaaaagcatgcaaaattgcacaaaaaaaaaaaatccgcgaaactgcaaggccgcgtaaggtgaaccgcgttatagagagggaccacatatatatatatatatatatatatatatatatatatatatatataaaatttctaaAGGTACAAatcgttaaccttgtcctttgttttgtgtttttttattatttattattgcattttaacctgtgaagcgctttgtgacctatgtctgtgaaaggcgctatataaataaaatttacttacttacttactgacaagaaatttttaccagatgttggtaacaacccaagtaaaacTCACATGCGAAGAAAGCAAGAATAAGTACAgatattaagttatgtgtaataatgtgaaataacacagggaaaaagtattgaacaggcTTACTGATAATATATTTAAAGCTCTAGGGCCACCCAAATTTAACCAAACTGGCAaactttagtttctactgaaatccaagcattgtaGTGTTGGTTTATTTTAGAAACGTCTTGTAAAGTACAGCTTGTTTTAATGAAGGGAACATTTTTCTGTGGGAATGCCAGagcaaatattttcttttctttttaacacCATCTTCAGGAGGACGTGCATCTGTGCAcgcatgcatgagcttttgaccAGACCAGAAATGACCTTTGACTGCAGGTGATGCGCGCACGCATAtagcgtgcacgctgacgtcCCTTAGATGTCTtgaaaatcacttcagaggtgttacctgcttacaagaacagcatttttagttttagtagtgtttatttctcgctaacttttacataatatatgagaaacatgttcgaTGTATACAGAAACGCCATGGTTTCAGAGCGTTTTCTGTCATGtgggattagcagccagagagagatcagccagtgatgtcacattgcccctcttctctgattggctgtcactgtgtcATTCCCATAATGCCTCGCGCAAGTCTGGtgaagcccccacatgatctatgatgtcGCTGTCATAGACTTTATGGGTCTCAACAGTTCAAGATCGTTTGTTCTTTTGATAATTTACTCATCAGGGGAactttttattaattattttctaGACAACATGAATATTTCTCATAtgggcaatgtcatattatgaatcccgtTTAAAGGCTCATAAATTAAATTGTAGTGGTACCAAACAAAactttatgccttaaatcttaaaaagcgtAGTGGCCCCTTATCtttaatacttcatacaaaagcctttgttggtaatgaagcttcaagtcACAGGCATTGCTaaagtgtgattttggcccattcttcgacatagtcttcaaatcttgaagattCTGTGGACCtcgtctatgaactctgatcttttagTTATTTCcacagattttctattggattcaacttaggtgattggctgggccattctggcagcttcattttcattctctgaaaccaattgcGTTTCCTTGGCTGCGTGTTTGGGATCaattcttgctgaaatgtccagcctcatttcatcttcattgtcctggtagatggcagcacatttttatcaagaatgtcttggtATATTTGTCCATTCATCCTTCcatcaattatatgaagtttgccagtgcagtatgctgaaaaacagccccacaccatcatgttcccacctccaaatgtCACTCTTGGTacagtgtttttggggtgatgtgcagtgccatttgacctttgaacatggtgtgtattgtggcatccaaagagtttaattttggtctcatctgaccaaactGTACCTCGCAGTATTTCACAGGTTTGTCCAAATGTTGTGCATCAAACTTTAAACACGTTCCAAAATGCTTTTTCTTGTGTGGTGAGCgcgcatacaggccatggtgatTGAGTGCATTCCTTAtccttttctttgaaacaattgtacctgctaattccggGTCTTTCTGAAGCACTTCACAAGTGGTCTTTGGCTCTTGGAcagctcttctgataattcttttctctCTTCTGGCAGAAATTTTGCAAGGAGCACCTAGTCATGgtcagtttatggtgaaatgtttAAAGTTGCcaggatcttgagagagctctgtaCCTCTATCTgtcatgtttcttgtgtgacacctttttttttaggccatcagttgggactaaaccagctgatattaatttgcaccgaCAAGGGGCAGGGCTGCTTTCTCATTACTGACAAATTTGAgaaatttcagctggtgtcttagttttccatgcctttttgcacctccctttcttcaggtgttcaatacctctgcctgtcatttcacattattagacATAATGTAATTTCTGGATTATCTacagtttgatttctttgtatgtatggaTTACTTGATTTGTTATAGACATGTGGTAAAACTTTTATGTCAATAGTATCATTATAaataagttgttttttgtttgttgtttttttttttacttttttttttttttttttttttacaagttttaATCCAAAAATGAGGCTACCTGAGAACTTGTCTGGAAACTGGTTGATTTGTAATCAAATGACCCAAAAGGTTAAGATAATGGATTTATGCATGGATTGTCGTCTTTTTTTCCATTGTgctctgtttttgtttctttatacAAGTGTTGGAGAACGAGCTGCAAGACAGAATCGACCGTATCTTCAATCACTTAGAACGTCTTGAAATCCTAGCTGGCAAAGAACCACCGAATCGCCGACAGAATGCCAAATTGTGAGTTTGCAGTGACTCAGTTGATGGTGACCCTGCAGTCCAGGTACTGTCAGAGTGAGCTGTATCTCATGAagtcatagtgtgtgtgtgtgtggggaagaTGAAACAGGCTGCCCTGTGGCAGCATGGTGATATGGAAACATTTCTTGAGATGTCCCGTCATCACCGACATTCCTGCTGCATTGGGCAAACAACTGTTTCTGAGCTGGGTAAACAGGCCCCAGGGGACACGTCGCACCACGTCATACAGCACATCTATGATCGTAATAGATCACGTGTAGGGCTGCAAGGTGCAGAGGAGCCTGGATGAAGCTGTAGAGATGACTACAAAAGTCTTGGCCATTTTGTTGTAACAGTTTAAAGAGAGAATGCACCCATTCATAGCTACACTGAGTTTGAGATGCTGTCCATCATGCAGTGTTATGAAGTGCATGAGAGCGGTGGGAGCATCAAACCAAACTTAAGCTGTTTTTGTAGGGAAAGAAATTTTGTCAGTGGCACAAAAAGGTAAAGACATGTATCCTCTGTCCACCCTCAGGCGAGTGGACCAGCTTAAATATGACGTTCAGCACCTCCAAACAGCGTTACGGAATTTTCAGCACCGGCGCCACACCAGAGAGGCCCAGGAGAGAGAGCGTGAGGAACTCATGAGCCATACCTTCACCACCAATGCAAGTCAACTTGATTAAAAACTACCAGTCATCTATGCGAAAATACACCTGCCACTTAACGTTAGGTTTTTAACACACAGTATCAAAGTATAACATTAAAACATGACAATTTATAAGGAATTGTGTATTGTACTATAGTCCTGGTAAAAATTATTGGCAGTCCTGATTTTCAGTCAAAGGTCTGGGTAATTTTCAGTTGTTTACATGACCTAAGTTAACTGATGaattgtagttttactgcatgaaTCACTAATTGTTGCCAGTTTCTTATTTAAAGAACTATGAGAGTATCAGAAATGGTTACAAATGAATATATTATTCCATAGACTACAAGGCAGTTCCCAAAGATCTGAATCTGTTTCAACAGCAATATTATCAAGAAGTTTCGACTTTTAAGACACTTGCAGGACTTGGTGGAAAGAAGAAAGTCAGTAATGGACATCTGTGTGGGTTGGTGAAGACTGTAGACAAACCATCTAAATAGTTTCAATGTGACCTGGACCAATCTGGTATGTTGGTTTCAGCCAGTACCATACACTGCATCCTGAATCAAATAGGGTTCCACCATGTGCAAAGGACGAAGACGCTACTACCGAAAGAGGCACAAAAAGATAAGAATGTTTACAGAAACTTGGATAAACTACGGTCTTGCTGGGATCATATCATATATGGACAGATAAAACCACAGCTCTTTAGGAATGCTGTCTAAGgggggtgtttgttttttttgtagaacAGAGGATAAGGAGCTGAAatgccaatatgtagacatgTTTGAATCCCACCCatgctgtgtccttggacaagacaatctGCATTGTCGACCAAACTGTAAATGAATACTGGGTACTTAGCTGGGGACGTAATCTGTCAAACTGGTGGGTTATCCAGGGGGAGTCAAATACTTTGATCTACTTTACACTAtgaaatctggagataagcacaagCACTGCTgggccttaagcccctttcacaccggacctGCGTAGAGTCGCAGTGTTTTGTATCGAGTACACAGGAATGGCTGCATACGCTGCacgcacggggggggggggggggggggggggggttacaatgACCTAAGCACATGTccaacaccaccaaaaaaaaaattgatagtaCAGGTGGCAAGTGTCCCAAATCCCAATGATAACCTCTGGAGAGACCCATAATCTGCCATTGCAGAAAGGACTTCTGCAAACTTGAAAGAGCTTGAAGGCAATGGAAATGTGCCAGAAACTACCAGCAGTCGGCTGCACGAAGCTTCTAGGATAGCTACGAAAACATTTAGAGGCAGCCATTGTTAACTGAAAGTTCTGCAACCAAATTATTGAAACATGGCAGTAATTTCTTTAAAATACTTCCATATTACAATATTTGtgcattttaaatttatttctgaaCAGATTCTGAAGGTTGACCAGGACTCTAGTTTCTCTTCGTTTCCTGACAGCTCAGAACTCAGCGGACGATACTTAACATAAATCAAAAAGGTGTTTCAGGCTTAAAATTAGCTTATAGCAGGACAGATTCTGCATGCAGATAAAGAATTATGGCACTTCAAAATTAACATGAAAAGCTGACTAGATTTAACCATAAAAAGTTGGACACATTTGCACTACCTTTTTAAAGAATGTTGTTTTTCAGCAGGATGCAGATACCTCAATCCCCATAGACGAGACCCTACAGCTCAACTCCAGCTTGCACAACGCACACAGAGGCATGGATGACCTCCTGGGCAGCGGCAGCAGCATCCTGAACGGCCTCAGAGATCAGAGGGCAACACTGAAGGTGAGCACATGACTAATCATGATCAAACAGAGAAACCCCACAGTTGCAGCAGAACACGGGACTCTTAGATCGAGCGTATAGGCTGTTCTGCTGTTTTTAAATGTTACATTACTTGCCCGATTAGTCAATACGATAATTAAGATTTGGGACATTTGCCAGTGGTGGTGTTGCAATATTTTTACAATAATTGCATAATAGTCACAAAATTATGTTAGTTATTTTAACTGTTGTGTCAGAAGGTTCAGTAAAACAACTCCCTGGATCTGATGAAATTTCCATAAGGAAATGTTTGCCTGTGAAGCATcaccaaagattttttttttttttacacgagtAAAATACATCTTTGTCTTAATTCCTCAAtataattttcttttttaaatttctgtGCTGTTTAATATGTTTATATGTTACCCAAAGTTAATGTGTCAGGTTTGTCGTCACATTTGGTTTATTGTCGCTTGACTTATCTTGATGCATATTTTGTTGGTAAGATATTAAGCGCATCACTCGAATATGTATGCATGGTGTAAAAGGAGCAGACAACCAACCcccctttgttttttttgtttttgtttttttaaagacctcAAGGTTAAAGGAGCTCCACCAGATGACGTCTGGCCTCAGGCTGTGTAATGTCCAGAAACATCTCTGTGCTTCCAGATTTTGTAGTGAAAACAAAACCTTCTTGCCGAtggttacgtttttttttttttttttcttcccattgACCAGACTGGTGATAATAGTCTTATTGTTAACATGTTCTTGCTCAGCTGGCGAGTGAGTCCTTGTTTCCAGGGTGGGGATGGTCTTGCATCAGGCTTCTTATCAGGGAGTCTGTTGATGAAGACTGTTAGCTTGGTTGTCTAGCCAAGAGAAACGACTGACTAAGCATGGCGTCATACAAATCAGGAGAATCAGCCTTGTGAATCCCCCccaccccacttttttttttttgaatttagcACGACTAacagtgtctgtctgtgtacagggGACACATAAGAAGATATTGGATGTGGCCAATATGTTGGGGCTGTCCAATACAGTGATGAGATTTATTGAAAGGCGAGCCACTCAGGATAAATTCATCATGATTGGAGGGATGCTGCTGACCTGTCTCTTCATGTTCCTGGTTATCAGATACCTTGGCTGACCACGATCCATCTGCAAATATCAGTATTGAATGGTCCTGGAAATTCCTACATCTGACCCTTCAGACTAGAAATGTGAAAGTAGAAACATCTGACagtttatttaataaaataacaaaaatgtgCTATTTGTTTTTGGGCACTTATCTAATTGTAAAGTTGATGAAATTTAAACAGTATTTTATTATGCTTGACGCTCCAACAGGGACAGAATTTTCCAATATGCTCAATTTACTGCCACAAATCTGTAATCTAGTCTTTCACCAAAAGCACTCTGAAACTGTAAACCAATGACGTGACACAGTGGTTGATGTCCTGGGGGGTGGGGGTTCCCTTATTCTGCCCGTAGTTATTCTGCCACGCTGTATGTTGTTGCCGTGCATTGTGCTTACTGTACTTAACAGCAACAAACTTTTAAAGAAAACAATAGAAACAATTATTCTCTAATTGTCATACTGTTTCTCTTtgaatgaatgctttgtctcactATGTGAGTTATTTctctgaataaaacatgtttttgcTTTCTTGTTACATCCACGTGGTGACTGTCCCAGACTACTGACACGTTGCTCTTTCAACTGGATTCTAGGTAACTAGGGTGCCATCTAATGTTTCATGTTTAACATCAACCCTTTCTGACATGAGAttcatgggggaaaaaaaaaaatatatatatatatatataatcccacagatggtagctcttcgcaccattggctcctcagccaaccACATATACCAAATGTCGGAATCTGCgatatacatatatactcatatatatacatacacgcatacagacacacgcatatacacacacacacacacatatacacacatatatacaaaatctccaGGGTGAACAACACTTTTTGGTTTCAAGTATTTATAATATCAAgtgtcacatgaataatttttacAATTTTGATATCAGTAgcagaaaagttttttttcttttctttatattCTTCAAAATTTTAAAGTTATTCATGTGACTTgagatatctatctatatatatatagatagatatagatagatataatGCTTGCTTCATAATTTCTCCAACTGGGAAACAACAGAAAAAACTTTAACTCTGGATTTATTTGCCTCaagttgtatttttaaaaaatacagttACCACTTGACAGGTCAGTCTCATTTTGAGCATGATAAACCTCCAAATAAACTTGATACATCATGTACATTTCCTACCCAATTTGTCATTCTGCTTTTCCAATAGCAGCATCAAGCCTATAGAGTGTTAATAGGTTAATCTACTGTAGTTCTATTTACAAAATTACACAAAAGTAAAATAACGTCTTTTCAAAGAGCTTTGTGGAAAATaacttaaacaaaaaaaaaaaacaattattgcAGTACTCCACAATCTCATGAAGTGATGCAAAAGCACCAGCTTGTACAGATTTCAGTGCACTTTGAGTCAGGTGTAGCCTGACCACAGGGAATTTGAGCTTTGCTTAATGCAGTATTTTTCGTCGCTCAGGTTAAGAGGTTCTGCAACTGCCGCACTGATTTGAACGGTGGCGGTAATTCCATATGGTCATCAATGGTGGGATTCTTCATACGATACAATTACACTGTATGAAAAAGTTGCAGCATGAACATTATTTTTGACAGTCTAAAGACAAAGTAGTCATAGGAGCAAGTAGTCAAACAGAGCATCAGTAATTATTTGTAGGTTACATAAAGTTACGGTACTctctaaggggaaaaaaaatactatCATATGATGTGGTAAAATACTATCATATGATGTGGTATAACATCAGGCACCACATTTCTCAGCTaggaatgggcaaaaaaaaaGTGGGGTGGGTCTGAAAAATTTATCTCATTTGTTCAAAACAAATGGTGCTGATGAGCTTTACAATTTTCCTACTGATAAAGTTTCAAAGTCTTGAAAGTTTGTAAATATTAACCACATATTAGAAAAAATAAGGGCAAATTGTAGGAAAGAAAACAATATCCAGAATAAAACTGTCATTTAAATTTAGTACAGGCAGTACCACTTTGTGGCTACAACTTGCACTGTGTAGGCCAGTCAAATGCTTCACACTTCTGCACAAAACCAGTATCTAAAATCCTAAACTAAAGACAGTTCAATTTGGGTCTCTTCTCCAGTGGAGGGTTGCTGTGCGTATACACCTTCACCTGCATCATTCCTCAGGAGCCATGGTTCGGCGGGTGCTGAAGGTCCTGTCCTGAGAAAATTGGGTGTAGAAGGGGATGGAGTTGCAGAGCTGCTGCAGCAGCGGCCTGCGAGGGCCGGGGTGCAAAAAGTGTTGGGTAAAGGGCAGCGTGTGGGACGTGGTGGAGAGCCAAGGGTGTATGGTGAAGTGCAGAAGCTGGGATAATGTGTATGGGCTGACCGGAGAGAAAGGCTGTAGGGTGCGCAGGAATCAACCCTGCATGCCCCAGTGAGTGTCCTAGAGAATGTCCAAGTGAAGGGCCGAGGGGAGACAAGGAGATGGGAGTAAGGTGGTGTtggggaatgtgatgtacctgggccAACTGGGCATGGGCAGGGTGTGGGTGGTGGGGATGTGCTGGGTGAAGGCCCATGGCTGCAGCGGTGGCAGCGTGGTGCTGCAGAATAGCATGCTGCACTGTAGTGATTGAAGTCCCAGAGGCCATGGAGACAGTGGGCTGCTGGATGTGGATCTGCTGCagtgttgggggagggggggccgGGGCCAGACTGGCCGCAGCTGCAGCCGCTGCTGCCGCGGCAGCTGCCGAGGGGAATGTCTTGACCTGTTTGGCCAAGAGCTGCTGCTGGATGTGCTGTTGAGCAGCCTGTTGCAGTTTGCTGTATTTCTCCATCTCCTCTGGTGTGAATGTAATGGGCTGACTTTCCAAAGGGGCCAGTCCATCCTCCTCAGCCTCAATGCCATCTTCCTCCAAAGTGGGTGGTGGGTACGCGGGATACGCATGCATCTgaggctgctgctgttgttgcatTTCAGGCATAAGTGACTCCATCACAGGATTCTGAGAAGGAACATGTCCCGTCTCTCCTTGATACTGGGCAGCCATCACTGAAGGCTCTTGCTCAAACAGCACACGGGATTCCTGGTGCACCTCCGTGATGGGGTGCTGTGTTTCTTCCTGTACCACTGTGCTCTGTGGGATCTCTTCAACCTTCTGAactggaggagctggaggtggGGGAGGAGGTGGGAACTCCCTTATTGGCTCTACCAAGATAACCTCTCTTTCAGCCTCAGTGCCCTTTCCTCCTGATTTCTCACCATCATCAGGTCTGGTCAGGGGAATTATTGGTGTTTTCTTACCTGTTTGCAGTTTACCAAAAAGTGGCAGCATAGATTTGTTTCCAAGGGTAGGGGGTAGTTTGGGACCAAAGTAGCCCTGTGGTGGGTCCTTAA from the Thalassophryne amazonica chromosome 16, fThaAma1.1, whole genome shotgun sequence genome contains:
- the gosr2 gene encoding Golgi SNAP receptor complex member 2, which encodes MEVIYHQTNKQIQEVQSFMGHLEKTDRQSVHLLENELQDRIDRIFNHLERLEILAGKEPPNRRQNAKLRVDQLKYDVQHLQTALRNFQHRRHTREAQEREREELMSHTFTTNDADTSIPIDETLQLNSSLHNAHRGMDDLLGSGSSILNGLRDQRATLKGTHKKILDVANMLGLSNTVMRFIERRATQDKFIMIGGMLLTCLFMFLVIRYLG